From the Temnothorax longispinosus isolate EJ_2023e chromosome 6, Tlon_JGU_v1, whole genome shotgun sequence genome, one window contains:
- the LOC139814627 gene encoding uncharacterized protein produces MIRPGVGRFVSLKVSGTRKIFDNNAKRYQQWHNVGGLHELQRRELCEWHFAIRLDCRWQYRKLVAHVWDDLYNYKESPGPSKSVIWHGQSNSELASAGKSGQTLTSLILSSLSCALSSKPREANDKPESYTKSQTSNHEVRISGKHEQSFFTSTNAPRRRVNISSHYNPLTPRIQESNANTSYPVEAARSKDVQQLLGKEIEEVATDVLQPRDSDGITYNPAKETNQTGDGTRHEFLNVSRISENSAVTEPVAREKEDEETKKTKDKLEEGSSAGSLNNAGIKTNTSKLLSNVKSNAPQQVKFLQERNGGVQTNNDSNIGDISVTKAHPAKKSNDTSTRVTDAIAETQSAESKVGNQTLNDVNQENWVNEENGLMEAANFGLQAMHDLYYIQEPKLYSMGLYLESDNPARYVAAFNDQSEEARDLARFGYAALQGTTMFLKKFPNTSLELPLSRSRPTQRTSLEQQCPRRDPPRCPRASLRYRTSDGSCNNLQNLWWGSAMSAMRRFLPPEYDDGVQSIRRAKNGRALPSARDITTLIHENKDVPLASVTHMLMQWGQFVDHDLTATGQSRGFNGTIPRCCLQGGIGFQSPEFMHPECLPIAVNQRDNFYGPLGVRCLEFLRSGPAPKEGCEFGPREQLTQVTSYLDASMVYSSNAMHSDSLRIFRNGLLQHGRIQSRRPSFLKRESDLCTRGSLSTTCFRAGDGRLSEQPALTSLHVVFLRLHNRIATELSVLNSHWSDEKLFQETRRLVGAVVQHITYREFLPIILGPQVMKIFDLEVLKKGYYEGYDPTVNPTIANSFSTAAYRFGHSLVQRSFIRFDSDHRPIFNNVSIHDEFSNPANLDTAGSVDRLLLGLVNQPCQRRDEFITEEITNHLFQTPGFAFGMDLASINIQRGRDHGLPPYVRWREPCGLSPIKTFEDLDRVMSPSITRKFKSLYSSVEDIDLYSAGLAEKSMVGGLVGPTFACIIAQQFSNLRRGDRFWYENPDSESSFTAGQLQQIRQVSLAQILCRTMDGIKTIQPFVFLAADTLKNQRFSCNDPAIGHLNLEFWAERPSEFIGDTGKSQKAKRTATETSSSVSRQREENINTKKKKPNSESTKVATSKPFQDSVNQQNKIVLKRPFGRPDYNNNVTIVVQNNAVNAPVFVNEGIYGSHIKIQEQQPKPSSNLHHPLINPLYRPQGKPIPTTIPHSPSSYLARQPYVPYTFSDPHNPNPLAYGYRSPAFAQDDDVVYDNYFASSPRPTLYTYYTNFQQASTTKIPEVDGYLINYGLLNHDSLPTHTYERPKPPENFGHYELNDEQKPAQKPNYGGPKPLTNIQLTRPSYASSDEFYTHRPNYDEYKPLITTRPNSRPSYASNDESHHTHRPSYGGHKPSTTTRPNSQPNVYIVNNISHHIHRPSYDGYRPSTTTRPNYVSSSELYYTHKPSYDGHRPSTTTRPNSQPNVYIINNESHHTHRPNYDGHRPSTTTRPNYVLNNEPYHTYKPSYDGHRPSTPQNSRPNFESNDELYNGPDYNRPKPPGNSQSNDDLYHVQRPIYNGFISSLNLRPDRPNQEPYGIQKPSSVENFHLQNDDLINRPNEGYPANSNKPQYQGQWNDYQKRPSEKPYDYDDPDVYQKKPNIKLSSYSTDNSHQILSTTRPSNEYNSQFWKKDSVHSIKDPVQGGLYGSVPISEREGTNIPSYQKNTPTDSSTSSSTNNNYNRYSDTTPIYQKILSSTQSSWTDVSLYTKESSTQPPFSKDPFYSLLLSHQNPTIHPNYQKDNQSKLSSKVSVDKLPVTDSYKHDSKNPTKSSSLNEQLLSSTPYWSETSTIGVQIHKQEGHFNSKPTKVQSVTIVSETIETVQHPGHSGYISQHKATSETPRPLAQPKKTSVPVTKKAGQYYYERNVLHRYPGEVVDQIPKNNHYSTDRPEETLVREKASEKIAVEASVTDGPVTNSKVNQSIDSKLTTTPTLMITDHDNRRDDVVDDLERAFLADIESVAPTDVSDRANHWVNLQEDLNLASMEIPAVPFDESANAKELPKPIKSRSHAT; encoded by the exons ATGATAAGGCCTGGAGTCGGTCGATTCGTCTCGTTAAAAGTATCCGGCACGA GGAAGATATTCGACAATAACGCGAAACGATATCAGCAGTGGCACAATGTCGGAGGGTTGCACGAGTTGCAGAGGCGCGAATTATGCGAGTGGCACTTTGCAATTAGGCTCGACTGCCGGTGGCAATACCGGAAGCTCGTCGCCCACGTCTGGGACGACCTGTACAACTACAAGGAGAGTCCAGGTCCGAGCAAAAGTGTTATATGGCACGGGCAAAGCAATAGCGAACTTGCAAGCGCAGGAAAAAGCGGCCAGACACTGACGAG CCTCATCCTTTCTTCCCTCTCCTGCGCATTGTCATCGAAACCGAGGGAAGCGAACGATAAACCAGAATCCTACACGAAAAGCCAAACGTCAAATCACGAAGTAAGAATTTCCGGCAAACACGAGCAATCGTTTTTCACATCAACGAACGCTCCGAGGAGGCGAGTAAATATTTCATCGCACTACAATCCTTTAACCCCACGGATCCAAGAAAGCAACGCAAATACTTCGTACCCTGTCGAAGCAGCGCGCTCGAAAGACGTACAGCAGTTGCTGGGGAAAGAGATAGAAGAGGTAGCAACGGATGTGTTACAGCCGAGAGATTCCGACGGAATCACGTACAATCCTGCGAAAGAGACGAATCAGACAGGAGATGGAACCCGACATGAATTTTTGAACGTATCGCGCATTTCTGAAAACTCCGCAGTAACAGAACCGGTGgcgagagaaaaggaagatGAAGAAACCAAAAAGACGAAAGATAAACTCGAAGAGGGATCTTCGGCCGGATCGCTGAATAATGCGGGTATCAAAACTAATACTTCGAAATTGTTGAGCAATGTGAAAAGTAACGCCCCGCAACAAGTGAAGTTTCTTCAAGAACGGAACGGTGGCGTGCAAAcaaataatgattctaatatcGGTGATATTTCGGTGACGAAGGCACATCCTGCTAAAAAATCGAACGACACCTCGACTCGAGTGACCGATGCAATCGCGGAAACGCAGAGCGCCGAATCGAAAGTCGGCAATCAAACTCTGAATGACGTCAATCAAGAGAACTGGGTAAACGAGGAGAACGGTCTGATGGAAGCCGCGAATTTTGGATTGCAAGCCATGCACgatctttattatattcagGAGCCCAAATTATATTCGATGG GTCTTTATCTGGAGAGCGATAATCCAGCGAGATACGTAGCGGCGTTTAACGATCAGTCGGAGGAAGCGAGAGACCTCGCGAGATTCGGATACGCGGCCCTTCAAGGTACTACTATGTTCTTAAAAAA GTTTCCGAATACATCGTTGGAATTACCTTTATCCCGAAGTAGGCCTACCCAAAGAACCTCGCTGGAACAACAATGTCCACGAAGGGACCCACCTCGATGTCCACGGGCTAGCTTAAGATACAGAACGTCTGACGGTAGCTGCAATAATCTGCAAAATCTCTGGTGGGGTTCCGCGATGTCTGCGATGCGgag ATTTCTTCCACCGGAATATGACGACGGCGTTCAGAGCATTAGGAGGGCGAAGAACGGAAGGGCGCTCCCAAGCGCACGAGACATCACGACTCTAATCCATGAAAACAAGGACGTACCTCTGGCTTCCGTTACTCACATGCTAATGCAGTGGGGACAGTTTGTAGATCACGATTTGACAG CAACCGGTCAAAGCAGAGGATTTAATGGCACAATACCACGGTGTTGCTTACAAGGAGGCATCGGTTTTCAATCGCCAGAGTTCATG CATCCGGAGTGTCTTCCGATAGCAGTAAATCAGCGCGACAACTTCTATGGCCCTCTGGGTGTAAGGTGTTTGGAATTCCTCAGAAGCGGACCGGCTCCTAAAGAGGGCTGCGAATTTGGCCCAAGAGAACAATTAACCCAAGTGACCAGTTATTTGGATGCCTCCATGGTTTACAGCAGTAACGCCATGCACAGTGACAGTCTGAGGATATTCCGTAACG GCTTGCTACAACACGGAAGAATACAATCGCGAAGACCTTCGTTCCTGAAACGCGAATCGGATTTGTGCACACGCGGGTCTCTGTCTACGACTTGCTTCCGGGCCGGCGACGGACGTCTAAGCGAGCAACCTGCTCTCACGTCCCTGCACGTCGTCTTTTTAAGATTGCACAACAGGATAGCCACGGAACTATCCGTCCTGAACTCCCATTGGAGCGACGAGAAACTTTTTCAAGAAACTCGAAGGCTCGTCGGCGCGGTGGTCCAACATATAACTTATCGAGAGTTCCTGCCGATCATTCTTG GCCCTCAGGTGATGAAAATCTTTGACCTGGAAGTTCTTAAAAAGGGTTACTACGAAGGGTACGATCCGACCGTAAATCCCACCATTGCAAATTCATTTTCTACAGCGGCTTATCGATTCGGACACTCCTTGGTCCAGCGGAGTTTTATTAGGTTTGATAGCGATCACAGGCCTATCTTTAATA ATGTTTCAATTCACGACGAGTTCAGCAATCCTGCGAACCTGGATACGGCGGGATCCGTCGATCGCCTTCTTCTAGGACTAGTGAATCAACCCTGCCAAAGGCGGGACGAATTCATAACCGAAGAAATAACGAATCATCTTTTTCAAACGCCCGGTTTCGCATTCGGCATGGATCTCGCCTCTATCAATATTCAGCGGGGAAGAGATCACGGTTTACCGCCTTACGTGCGATGGCGCGAGCCTTGTGGCCTGTCCCCAATAAAAACCTTCGAAGATCTTGACAGAGTGATGTCGCCAAGCATCAcgagaaaatttaaatcgCTATACTCGTCGGTGGAGGATATCGACCTCTACTCAGCTGGTCTGGCGGAGAAATCAATGGTTGGCGGCCTGGTCGGTCCGACTTTCGCTTGTATAATCGCTCAACAATTCAGTAATCTGCGACGTGGCGATCGATTCTGGTATGAGAATCCCGACAGCGAAAGCAGCTTCACCGCCGGTCAGTTGCAACAGATCAGACAAGTCAGTTTGGCCCAAATACTGTGTCGAACGATGGACGGCATCAAGACCATACAACCGTTTGTTTTCCTCGCGGCGGATACGTTGAAGAATCAACGTTTTTCTTGCAATGATCCGGCCATCGGGCATCTGAACCTCGAATTCTGGGCCGAACGACCATCCGAATTCATAGGCGACACCGGCAAGTCGCAGAAAGCTAAACGAACAGCGACCGAGACGAGTAGTTCTGTTTCCAGACAAAGAGAGGAGAACATCAATACTAAGAAGAAAAAACCTAATTCCGAATCGACAAAGGTTGCAACTTCAAAGCCTTTCCAGGATAGCGTTAACCAACAGAATAAAATCGTCCTGAAGAGACCATTTGGACGCCCGGACTACAACAATAACGTCACGATCGTGGTCCAGAACAACGCTGTAAACGCACCTGTTTTCGTAAACGAGGGTATTTACGGTTCGCATATCAAAATACAGGAACAGCAGCCTAAACCAAGCTCAAACCTTCACCATCCTTTAATAAATCCTCTGTATCGACCGCAGGGGAAACCTATACCGACGACTATCCCACATTCACCAAGTTCTTACTTAGCACGTCAGCCATATGTTCCCTACACTTTCAGCGATCCCCATAATCCGAATCCGCTAGCCTACGGATACAGATCGCCTGCTTTCGCACAGGATGACGACGTCGTTTACGACAACTACTTCGCTAGTAGTCCCAGGCCTACTCTCTACACTTATTACACGAATTTCCAGCAGGCATCTACTACTAAAATCCCAGAGGTTGACggttatttgattaattacgGACTCTTAAATCACGACTCACTTCCAACGCATACTTATGAAAGACCTAAGCCTCCAGAAAATTTTGGACACTATGAATTAAACGATGAACAAAAACCGGCGCAGAAACCGAATTACGGTGGTCCTAAACCTCTGACAAATATACAGTTGACCAGACCAAGTTATGCATCGAGTGATGAATTTTATACGCACAGACCAAATTATGATGAATATAAACCTTTAATAACCACACGACCAAATTCTCGACCAAGTTATGCATCGAATGATGAATCTCATCATACGCACAGACCGAGTTATGGTGGACATAAACCTTCAACAACCACACGACCGAACTCTCAACCGAATGTgtatatagtaaataatatatctcatCATATCCACAGACCAAGTTATGACGGATATAGACCTTCAACGACCACACGACCGAATTACGTATCGAGTAGTGAACTTTATTACACGCATAAACCAAGTTACGATGGACATAGACCTTCAACGACCACACGACCGAATTCTCAACCgaatgtgtatataataaataatgaatctCATCATACCCACAGACCAAATTACGATGGACATAGACCTTCGACGACCACGCGACCGAATTACGTATTGAATAACGAACCTTATCACACATACAAACCAAGTTACGATGGACATAGACCTTCCACGCCGCAAAATTCCCGACCGAATTTCGAATCAAACGATGAACTGTACAACGGACCAGATTATAATAGACCTAAACCTCCAGGCAACTCGCAATCAAATGATGATTTGTATCACGTACAGAGACCAATTTATAACGGATTCATAAGCTCACTAAACTTGCGGCCAGACAGGCCGAATCAGGAACCATATGGCATACAAAAACCAAGCAGTGTCGAAAATTTCCATTTACAAAACGATGATTTGATTAACAGACCGAATGAAGGTTATCCTGCTAATTCTAATAAACCACAATATCAGGGACAGTGGAACGATTATCAGAAGAGACCTAGCGAGAAACCGTATGATTACGACGATCCTGATGTATATCAGAAAAAGCCGAACATTAAACTATCAAGTTATAGCACTGACAATTCTCATCAAATATTATCGACTACGAGGCCAAGTAACGAATATAATTCTcaattttggaaaaaagacTCGGTGCATTCCATCAAGGATCCTGTACAAGGTGGACTTTATGGATCTGTTCCGATTTCCGAACGTGAAGGAACGAATATTCCTTCTTATCAAAAAAATACGCCTACAGATTCGAGTACTTCGTCttctacaaataataattacaatcgATACTCTGATACTACTCcgatttatcaaaaaatactGTCGTCCACTCAAAGTAGTTGGACGGATGTCTCACTCTATACGAAAGAAAGCAGTACTCAACCTCCTTTTAGCAAAGATCCGTTTTACAGTTTACTTCTATCCCACCAGAACCCAACAATTCACCCGAATTATCAAAAAGACAATCAATCAAAATTATCTTCAAAGGTGTCAGTCGACAAACTCCCTGTAACTGACTCATACAAACATGATTCTAAAAATCCCACAAAATCATCCAGTTTAAATGAGCAATTATTATCCAGCACTCCGTATTGGTCAGAAACTTCGACGATTGGTGTTCAAATACATAAACAAGAGGGACACTTTAATTCTAAACCAACGAAGGTACAAAGCGTCACAATCGTCAGCGAAACAATCGAGACAGTCCAGCATCCTGGCCATTCCGGATACATATCTCAACACAAAGCTACTAGCGAAACTCCGAGACCGTTGGCGCAGCCGAAAAAAACCAGCGTACCAGTTACCAAGAAAGCTGGACAGTATTATTACGAGAGGAATGTGTTGCATCGATATCCAGGCGAAGTAGTTGACCAAATTCCCAAAAATAATCACTATTCGACAGACAGGCCTGAGGAGACACTCGTTCGAGAAAAGGCGTCTGAAAAGATTGCAGTAGAAGCATCGGTTACTGATGGTCCCGTAACGAACTCTAAAGTGAATCAAAGCATCGATAGTAAATTGACGACGACACCTACGCTCATGATTACTGATCATGATAATCGCAGAGATGACGTGGTGGACGACCTCGAACGTGCTTTCTTGGCAGACATCGAAAGTGTTGCACCGACTGACGTTTCCGACag agcgAATCATTGGGTGAATTTGCAAGAGGATCTGAATTTAGCATCAATGGAAATTCCAGCAGTTCCGTTCGATGAATCCGCGAACGCCAAGGAATTACCTAAGCCCATTAAATCGCGGAGTCACGCTACTTAA